The Primulina huaijiensis isolate GDHJ02 chromosome 18, ASM1229523v2, whole genome shotgun sequence DNA window CAATGATATAAagataatttcattatttaattacataaacTAATTAGAGATTGGAAAAAATACTGATAGTTTCGGTATACCGCATTTACCGTACCGCAAAATAGCGCACATATCGAATTTAACGGTATACCGACTATTTCGGTACGATATATTTTTGGTATCGGTATCGatatagattttaaaaaatttcggtatttcggaatataccgaaatactaaaattttttttatctatttataTTAAAGTGTGAATTTCCATGGCATATCAGGGTGTGGATTGTTCCCAACAAAAGATAGCAGACGAGCAGCGTTGATAAGTATAGGCTCTATGTCCTCGTTCAGAGCTTTGTACTTAGTGTGATGCCTTCGCTGCAAGTTAAATATAATGCACCTATTGACCCCTGCCACGAGTTTTTGTAAAAATCAACGCCTACGAGTTTTAGCAAAAACAAATACTGGGTCGACCCAAGCAAAATGTTAGGTACACCAAATTTTGGTCTACCCAACATTTTGCTTGGGTcgatcaaaatattattttgccAAAATAACATTTTCGTCGACCAAGTGCTAGTCGACCAAAATGTTGCGGTTGACCCACGCAGTTTTTTGGTCGACTCAACTTCAAGCGAGTCGAAGAATCAGAAACAATAAATCGAAATACCCATAACCTCATTTTAATTGGGGTTTTATCCAGATGGGGGCCTGTGCGGTGCCACCTCTGGGCCGCCTCTGAGTAAGAACTACCAATTGTTAAAATTAACTcaaatttagaagaaaatgttaAACAATTTATTCAACCCTTTCGACACTATTTTACGATCATAACACATATACTATAAAATTAAGTATGATATTTGCCTTCTGTCTTCAAAACAAGTTAATAATTTTTCGTCAAAAAAATACATTTCTCCAcgatatcaattttttttacaaatacgttaaatgcaattaaaaaaaaatctacataAACATGGAAACACTACTCCGatatcattatatatattttattgtataaaaaaattatatttaatataaaagttaataaaatatatgcattgcACAGCAAGAATAGTACTAGTATCAATTAAAGTAAATTCCtacttttttttcattttaataaaAGATAAAGTATTCCTAATAATATGAAATTGAGTAgtaaatttcattaatttgataAAGCAAAAAATAAAGAGATGACAAACTTTGGTTTAAACTATAATTAAGATAGTTGGCAAAGCATCTATATtacttattaaaaattaaagagataAGCTTTTGTTTTAAGCTAAAATAGAAtcagaattaaaaaataaaaataaaaattataatcaatCATAATTCATTATCCCATTAAAAagaatcatcaaaatcatcttGTAAGTTTCTATAtactagttactatgcacacgcgatgcgtgtgtgtataatcttttttattattatcgatggactaaagttaaatttgacaaattatgaagggactaaattgatatttgaattgttgaaataaaaataaataaaaataaaagtgtgtgttgaaattaaaacaaaaaacagaaatgtaatattaatatgatataagggtgaaattggaaaaaaaaaagttggtgtcctctctaagtagttattatcatgtcctcacacttaatataatagtatagattacaagaattgtttttataaaattatttatttcaatcaTAATCTTATTCCACTTGAAAAAACAAAACCCATCTATTTTGGTATTGGAAATGTGAGTATGCCTAATATTAGGACAGTGCCACGTGGCCAAACATGGGCGACGCGTGGTCAAACCCAGAGCCCTTTAATATCCCATCCGTAATAAATAAACAGCCAGCCAGCCCCGCTTGGAGCCACCGCCCTCTCCATTAAATGCCTTAACTTGCTCGCCACAACCACCACTCTGTATCTTTCTATCCACGCAGTAAAGGACTTTGTCTTACATTTATTCGTATCGATCTCCTTCTCGAGTTTTACGTCATCGAAAAACGAAGAAACTTTCAGAAAAAAGTACGATGGAGTTGTCTGCAAGAGCTGGAATATTGAAGATGGCTGCGGTGCTGCTTCTGGCTATAGTTGTGGGTTCTGCTTACGCCGCCGATAACACTCTCGCCACGAAGTGCGCGTCGGAGTTTCAGAAGGTTACCGACTGCTTGCCCTTCGTCACGGCCAAGGCGGACACGCCGAGCAAGGTCTGCTGCGACTCCGTGACGGAGATCAAGGACCGCGACCCCGCTTGCCTGTGTTTCTTGATTGAGCAGATTCATAACGGGTCCAACTCTGCCTTGAAGAGCATGGGAATCCAGGAGGCTCGCTTGCTTCAGTTGTCGTCTTCCTGTAAGCTCACCAATGCGAGTATCAGCGAATGCCCCAGTAagctttcatttcttttttcttacATACACAAACAAACTGTGGAAATAGCCAAATTTATCGTTTAAGTTCATTTATTTTAGATCTTGGTTCTTTTAATAGGTAAACGTTGTTCATATTTcaatatattcattttttattatcattatatatattttcggaGTGTTCACTAGGGACATGACAAAAAAAACATGCATCTCCCGAGTCTAGAAGCAAAAAGCTTTAATGTGAACTAGATTTTTGGTAATCTTTCCCGAAGAAAGTCGGGTTTTACTTTATTATGTAATTCCTGCGTGGACATGCAGAGCTTCTGAACTTGGATCCGAAATCCCCCGACGCTGCAATCTTTACCAACTCTTCCATCGCAACGACTACCCCAAGCACGGCGACTCCTGCGGCTCCCACGACAGGTGGTGGGAATTCTAGTGGAATTTGGCGCAAGCCTCAGCCGGTTCTGGTGCAGCTGCTGGTTTCCATTCTGCCTATCTTCTCCATTCTCTTTTTCCATGCTTGATTTTGAGCTCCATTAATATTTTATCCATCTGTTTTATCTTGCTCACGAGATCTGTTGTAAGTCAAATGTCGTACGCAAAGTATCGATTTGGTTCGATTTCTAGATTGCTGatcttttttccaaaatttagtACGTAACTATAGCTAGTTTTATATCTGTGCATGTTCTAAGAATGCGTAGATCGATACTGCAGGTTGGTTGGCTGGTTGATTTCCAGGttttaaactaattaatttaatgtggtgtttcaaatttgtgaTATAAATAATCAATTTAACAAAGATTAGAAATGTGCTTTAAAGGGAATACTATGTTTTATTAACTcattttagttaattttttttatatctaaaatAACTCACAGACAAGTGGGACTCTATTACAATAtctttttgtttaattattattattaagggTGGTCGACCCGAGTGTAAAACGACTCTGTTTTGAATTaagaatgttttttttatttatttatttaatatcatttgattcttttgtatttttttttataaaacttgATCAtcgaaaaattaatatttgattataagaagaaaaatgtttcagatataacataaaataattcTTCGATCGTAAATCATGGACGACAAAATATCACATGTTGCACAGCATAATTGAGAATTAAAgttcaaatattttgtttgtttatatgCGATGGCATATTATTCTTTTACTTTCAAATCTAGACTAGTAAACAAAACATATATTCTGTATCTTCGTTGAACTATTGAtatttttgggattatattgtttatatttgCATTACAAAGTAGGTTCTTGAACCATGCGATGAagtagaaaaatcatattttttatgttaatttattCTAAGTTTATGATTTCTTAGTGTGAGTTAATTTATTAATgtttattgattcatgttttagAAATCAGAATTAAGATTGAATAAATTCGTATGTAGAtactattgattttttttaatgacgtGGGAATATGTAGCCGTTATTTTTTTGTGCGTATTAGGTGAAAACTAACGTGATAGTCTACAAATCACATTAATCAGATAAATCACATTGAGCAAATTCTGTGTGACAAGCTTGGTTTAGAGATTATGGTAGGAGAAATCGAACTCTAGATCAttgattgaaaatttatttatttcatcaacTTGAACATTCAAATaacaaatgattattttgaaagTGGTTCATGTATTTTGTTAAATGAGAGACTCAGGGTGATATTTAATTCGGGTGATAAATTAATTCGAGTAGTCGGTTATTATCAAGGTTATAGAAATTCTGAAGCACGACGAAATGTCACGATTAAGCTTTAAGCTTTACAAGGTTACACGGGTAGTTCGAAATTAAGAGTGAAAATTTCTTTTcagttttattataatttttaccatGTTAATTCgattaatatattaaatgacatagaatatccaaaaaaatttaaaagaaatgcataaatttttaatttatcaaatatttaagtttCAAAATCACAAATTGTGTATAGTAAAAATTTGGTCGATCATTGCTATGTCAAGTGTCGTTTCTTAGTCTCAAAGAAAGAAATTATTCGAGATCAATTTTATTTCGATGTCTttagaaatttttaataaacaaatttatattattaaaaatttattgtttaaataaaattttaaagttaaagtttattttaaaaaattaaaaaaatatagcaaattttttttcctcacgCTTCAAACCTAAACCGCGTTTTTTTTCCCACACTTTTCAGAACATTGGCGATCACTAACAATTCCAAAAAGTAAGTTCCACGGTTTTTCATCGAAATTACGAACAAACGTCAGAGGTGCCGAGAGTTACATGATCAAAACTCTTCAATGCTAAAGTTAGCGACCACTCAACTAAGTTTTATTGATAAAACAAGagtgtttaaaaataaaattagaactTACGTTTAAAGTGAAAATCTTGACCTATTTGTAGGATTTTCGAATGCATGATGGACTTggctgtaaggcccgagattatgattattataatctgaaatgatttgtGGATAAAtggatgtgattatagaaggaTCGTTCCGAGACACGACTTGAGGTAGCGTGCGATATCGAATGTGTGAGGGCAGTGCCATTCGCGAACATGCGCGACCGGATGCGCACACATGCGCGAAATGGGCAGAAGACCCCGCGCATATGGGCGGAGtaaaggcgcgcatatgcgcgaggtgtccagtagccaaagtgaatatccagagaacctcgcgcacatgcgcggaagcgaggcgcgcatatgcacgagcagTACCGATAGAAaaatgccgagacagtaggtctcgcgcatatgcgcgatgtcagtgcgcgcatatgcacgagcagTCCTGTAGTAAAATACCGGATAGACcttccggcgcatatgcgcggatcttaggcgcgcatatgcgcgcgacatGCAAAAGGAAAATAAGCCACTTGGTCTTGGAATGCTCgagatatatatgtatttatcaATTTCAGAATTCAGAAGAAACGAAGAAGAGGAAATTGAGAGAAGCTCCGGGGGAAGTGTGCAAAAAATCTTTACGCCTTTTATcttgtagatttgtgatttgtgcaagatccgcccgtcagaaATTCAATCCGATTTTAGTATCGTGTTTCTATATacgagagcttcaactggacgtaagttttactacgttttgatatgatttaaaattaggatattgtcagaatcagatatgagtgACATATGACGCTCTTGAAACATTAGACAGTGTAGAATCGAGaacagatcgaagaacaaactatttatgtaattgttatgatttttggagttgatttgattgagattcgatatcagatttgtattatcgttgagattatgagttataccgatatcgattatgcgttctggtattatatctgtgatgttgagattgacggggttattgagattgtattattatgccgttgaaacatcagtagattgatagtgatcagattcagtattgattgagattgtatcgtactttattgacattgatcagagtatgtcttgatttgagtattgatcagaacatgTCTTAAAGTGAGTTGTACATTGATACtgtgcatattgatattttcattgccagattgggtatggacagattgaagtgcgagacttcgacttcgtcagaccgagaagacaaaggtataaagcaatgttgattcgggattgcacaactcgaattagatccgatttgagtttcccaaaattacatactagattgtttttaatttgatacggttatgcttggtctattgaattatagtaATGTACATGAAataggtaagccttggtagaattgccaagtactagatgttcggtggtatcgaagcataggagaagatcgactccgattgtagatattcgatacagacaggaccgaagtctaggaataagacgtaccgccaccacgattgggagagtaggttggagacttgttacgtcttattcacaccgggatccctagattagaaatgagttgagtttgagtctgagagtcacagagtgtgattccttatttgatattgaattatgttcctgattttggtacttgtttagagtattgattcatgttttgatttagatacatgttatgtatatattatgcatgcttttatattgtttatatgaatgCATGTattttggtacttgtttagagtattgattcatgttttgatttagatacatgttatgtatatctgatgcatgcttttatattgtttatatgaatgCATGTATACTGGGAATTTAATTCTCACCgcagttatccggctgttgttctgtttgtatgtgtgcatgacaacaggtggggcatgATCAGGGTCATGAAGAGAACGAGACaagactagttagcgtggagatccgggctcagaagtaaattaggattcatcactaatatgtagttgaacctagttgaattattatagataCTACAAGATTTGtaggtttatgtttaatatgtatttcggattgatttacattacgtttccgctttgtattttagaaagaaaaaaaaaatttagaccctgtttattagaatggattaaattgtcccaatgatgattaagaacatgattaacGTCTGGGTCACCACATTGGCCTTCATAATTAATTACATATAAACTAAGCGTAATTTCATTTgaagatttttaaataaataaattatatcataCTCAATCagtagtatttttgaaaagtttattTCGTCGACAAATTATTCGATCTTaaatattgattattattttatccaatTTCACTCTTAAgtataattatgaattttttattttaaagaaactCATTGGTTATTAttctatttaaatataatttacagAAAAGTagtaatatttttctttggCTTCCAATATATTGTTCTGTCTTTTTGCCATAAACCGAAAAATTGCCTTGCCCGAAACCTTTCAAACTTTACAtcatgttttataaattaaaaaccaGTCCAAATCACATCATGATCATCCCTAATGTCAGtggattgaaaatttgaatttgaaaagatTTTAATAACTAATTTGAAATGTGTTGGTTATGTTAGAAAAATGTCTTATAATCTTTTACTATTTTATCAAAGATGAGAATATTATAAAAACATGTTGGTATGTTGTGTCCTCGCTTGAATTTATTAAGAAAACAATATCTCTCACGATAATTGCATTATTTGCACTCAATGAGAATCAATGTCTCAAAAAAATAATGAGAATCGAACCTCTAACATtgatctgataccaattgtaagtCAATGcgcttgtcgttttaccaaaaactatagttggtggtaactgtgtaactcaaatattttaaattgtatagaGATTCAAGTATCACATTTCGATTTCTCTAACAAATTGGACAATTattgcaactcaaatattttactgatgtATCTGATTAGACNtaaatttgtttatatatacTAGAACTGAACTAATAacaatgaatttaaaatttttataatatttatatcatttgaaattcttCATGATTGATACAAATATAGTGTAAATAAATAAGAGATCTATGAATTTGATTTTCCTCTGTTGAGTTTGTTCAAACAAaggaaattaattcaaaatatttggatttcGAATGACTCAATCCAAATGTAAACTAAGAAACTAATCTACTTTTGAAATACATACCTGATGAGTTTGaaagattatttaaaatattcaaacattttttttgcatgtttgcatgaacttttaatttGATTGGAGCTTCAAACTGTATATTTAGTTTTATAATGTTGTGTGctcatatatcaatatattttcCCGAAACGCTTGGTGCTTTTTCAAACTAACTTTTCTATTTTGGGAGTCATGAAAGGAATTAGTATattatccgtgagacgggtcaaacatgttcatatttacaataataagtaatatttttgacataaaaagtaaaaaaaaaatcgtgataGACCAAATAGGAGATCCATCTcgcaaaattgactcgtgagactgTTTTATAACATTTTTTTGTACACAAATTTTACTAATTAGGCATACTAGGAACATTCATGATTCATACGATGCAACCTCCAAATCATCGGGTTAATTTATGCTACACCGAGATCGTTTCTGCCCATGTTCAAATATCATTAAGTCATGTAAGTctcttatatttttatgcaactTGACATATATATTGATGATCCAAGAACTAATATTTGATCATATCATAAGAAAACAATGCTTCGggtataatatataataatcccTCCGAATCAATGCTTGCCTAtattggatattgtttctaattcttaaagagaaaattaatttttaggattatttattttcacaaGGCAATTTTTATGTCTATCACTATATCACTTCATTTAGGTCTTTGTTTAATCCTGCTCTGTTCATAATTTATGAATTGTCGGAAAGACATAAATAgggaataatattttatgagaaaataattTTCAGTTTCTCATGCTACAATTTTTGGCCGAgtcaaattattaaaaaagaattttatgttTCGATCTATACTAAAGAGAGTAAAGCTAATGGGTTTGTAAATTATATAATTGGAAATCAAAGGTGCATGATAAAGTAACATGTTTATACAAAATACTCATTATCCATCACAACTAAACATAAAATTCGATTTGGGACAAATATTATTTCAAtgcatcttgaagatcaaatgcCACCTTTGGAAGTTGACCCAAATCATGAGAaacctaataaaaaaaattagataaaatgATAGCAAATCCAACTGTGAGCATATATTTGATATATACGTACACTGTAAAAATCCTCACGCACGATCACTTACACATATAAATGAGAGTCGAGTTTCAAAGTTTAGATGAGTGAGTCTTTACACAAAaacattaaagattgtgtttgtagtcttgacaTAAGAGACGCTAAACATTATGCGGATAGTGATGTTGCGGCTCATAATCGAGggtgtgctaggagtttcaattaggcaagagataagtcataagttgaaatgagtttgtacaaaaaattgtataaatcaaagtcttctagtagatcATTTCCAAAGGGGGATAAGTAatatctgaacatccataagtaaatgtgataaataataaataaatatgtctCTATTATTTATCACATTTACTTATTTTTGCTACTGTtttaagatgcattgttgaaatattttatgtatatttcgaataccaaaatattgcatacaaaatgtttgataaaatgtttcagtAAAAAATACACGTTTaacttgcatattttttaattattttattaaatgtttattcAGTTTCtacgaatgattattttgagtatcttccgtttaatttaaaaatcaaactcgattgaATTcatcaatatttaatatttcaagaatcgaaCTAAATTAGCTCAACGATTATCCCACAATCGATTATAtcatacatatataaaaatcttattGTTTGGTACTCCAAACATTTAAAAGAGTTTttgatttcatactacataagAACATAATTTGGCAAGTGTTCCTTGGGCAATTATGAGTTCTGTccctatataaaaaaattatttaatgctatattattatataaattatttaaattggcTATTTACTTTCACATGCAACTTATTTATTTCTCAATTAATGATAcactttatttaaaaacaagaaTAATGATACCCTTAAACTCTcaactatattaattttaagtttcataatttgaaaagcTTTAATTATTCAACATAATTCCGTGCCGTGTCTGGCCAAGAAAACTTGAGTCGACCGGAACTGGCTAGCCGAAAGAGAATTCTGTATCGGGAATTGATGACGAGGTGTTCTATTTCTTcgtagagtaagtctcttgtgagtcgtctcacgaatctttatctgttagacgggtcaatcctacctatattcacaacaaaaagtaatactcttagcataaaaagtaatactttttcatagatgacccaactAATATATTTGtttacaaaatacgatccgtgagaccgtctcacacaaatttttgccttctTCATATACATACCCGTGGTAAAAATAGGGGTGCGCAACTACGGCTTGGTCGATTTCGgatgaaaattcaaatttattcatattttatcgGTGTTATAAAATTTCAAACTGAATCAAACCATTAAGTTTGAATGactaattttaagttttgattttcatAATGAATTAGTGTGTGTCATTttgtaatttgaaaaaaaataactaatatTTGACTGAAGTTGATCGTTGACtagaatgattaaaattaaaataccataaattaaaataaatatgcatgcaatttatatcaaaaaaataaagtaacCATATAATTGTGTATTTGTGCTAAAATCAGCCATGAATAAACTTTCAATATGATTGAATTGTCTACAAAGTTCGTTAGTAatataatagaaataatatcaaataaaatatttctatatttaagaaaaatcaCGTTATACTTATATAATCAGGTTGCttcgatttatttttcagtaaatctcttgtgagacgatctcatgaatttttatctgtgaaacggaacaattttaccgatattcacaataaaaaataataatcttaacataaaaaataatatttttcatggatgactcaaataagatattcgaccgaCGAAATTAAGATCATCTCACAAGAGTTCTTGTgtttatttttatccaaattgGTTACTTTTAAAACCAGTCCCAATCGACCATACTATTTGATTTGGTTCCGCAGTTTGATTCGATTTCTGAACAACTCTAATTAAAACATCTATTCCTAAGTTACTGGACCAAATATCAAACGATTCAATAAGCCAGAATGCGAGAGTTTGGCTCGATTAAAATAGGATAGGCAGGCATTGGGAAAGTTTCAAAGACCGTCGTTTATTCATTGGCACACAAAATAAAGGTAACGACAGTACAAAAACTGTAAAATCTACTCCCACAAGAATGCGAGAGTTTGGTTCGACGCGTTTGTTGGTGATCTGTGCTGAAACATTTCCGGGAAGTTTAACGTACTGGAGACATTGCCACCATCGGAAACGGTGGCAGAAACCACTGGCTTGACATCTTCGGCGAGCGTGAACGGGCCTAAATCATTAATGTAAAGCCAGTTCTGAACGACAGACTGCGTCTGAGGGAGTATTGGTTCGGTTTGAAACGCTTGGTTCAAACCAAACTCCCGATTCACAGGGGGTGGCGATGACAGAAGAGAGCGAGCCTGATTGGAAAAGCTTTTACTACTCTCAGACGCAGATTTCGGATCAAGAAACGGTTGGCAGATGGAAGTTTCTTGGACAATAGCAGTAGGGTCACTGCCTTGAATGAACTGAAGTTGATCCACTGCTTTATAGCTGGGCTGCTGATTCTTATATGTCACTGCACTACTCTCTGGTTTAACAACAGCAGCACTTGCCAGAACTTGTGGGCTACCTAATGAGTAAAATCTTGTACCTTGTTGGCTTGAGGATATGAATCCAGAATTTCTTGAGACGGAGCCAGGCTGAGGCTTCCTTCGCCTGCGGTTATGCCCATCAAGACGCTTCCTGCAACTTCGTTTTCCTTCGTCGAACTCTACTAGCGAATGGAACCTGCATACTCGAAGCAATTCAAAACcaaaaacatttgaaaaaat harbors:
- the LOC140964080 gene encoding non-specific lipid transfer protein GPI-anchored 1-like, which encodes MELSARAGILKMAAVLLLAIVVGSAYAADNTLATKCASEFQKVTDCLPFVTAKADTPSKVCCDSVTEIKDRDPACLCFLIEQIHNGSNSALKSMGIQEARLLQLSSSCKLTNASISECPKLLNLDPKSPDAAIFTNSSIATTTPSTATPAAPTTGGGNSSGIWRKPQPVLVQLLVSILPIFSILFFHA
- the LOC140963845 gene encoding uncharacterized protein — translated: MESSALFSGAWKRAKADRNIGQVASCLVDGCDADLRLCRDYHRRHKVCEIHSKTPKVTIGGRDQRFCQQCSRFHSLVEFDEGKRSCRKRLDGHNRRRRKPQPGSVSRNSGFISSSQQGTRFYSLGSPQVLASAAVVKPESSAVTYKNQQPSYKAVDQLQFIQGSDPTAIVQETSICQPFLDPKSASESSKSFSNQARSLLSSPPPVNREFGLNQAFQTEPILPQTQSVVQNWLYINDLGPFTLAEDVKPVVSATVSDGGNVSSTLNFPEMFQHRSPTNASNQTLAFLWE